The region CATGCCGCCCAGCAGCCCGGCCCAGGTCTTGTTGGGCGACACGCGCGGCAGGATGCGCGGCCCGCCGATCAGCGTGCCGAAGCCATAGGCGAAGACATCGGCGAAGATCACGCTGGCGAGCGTGATGTAGAGCGGCTGCAGGTCGAAATCGATCAGGATGACCGCGGCCAGCCCGATATAGGCAGCGCCGGCAAGGATGCCCGCAAGGCGAAACGGTATATTCGCCGTCGCCTTGATGACGAGGAAGATGAATTCGAGGAAGCAGATGGCCGCGACGGCGGCGATGACGATATCGATGCCCCGGTCGCCGAGGAAATACCAGGCCGCAGCCACGATGCCGAGCATCACTGCCGCCGAGACGGCCCTGATCCCCAGCGTCTTGCGCCGCGAATGCTCGCGCACTTCCTTCAGCGTCGGCGCATCCTCGCCCCCTACGCCGGTGTCGTTCTCGTCGACCGCGTCGGCGCGGGCTTCGCTATCGGCCGCCATAGCGCCTCTCCCTCTTGGCGAAATCGCCGATCGCCTCCTGCAGGTGCTGCGGCGTGAAGTCTGGCCACAGCGTATCGACGAACATCATTTCCGCATAAGCCATTTGCCATAGCAGAAAATTCGACAGGCGCACCTCGCCGCTGGTCCGTATCAGAAGATCGACCGGCGGAAGGTCTGCAGTGAACAGATTGCGCTCGATCGCTTGCGGAGTGATCTCGCCCTGCTCCGCCGCGGCTCTCGCAGCCGCCGCGATCTCCTGCTGCGAGCCGTAATTGAGCGCCACGGCCACGGTATGCGTGCCGTTCGCCGTGCGCTCCAGCGCATCCTCGAGCATGACGACGATATCGGGATCGAGCGCACGCCAGTCGCCCACGATCTTCAGCTTCACGCCATTGGCGACGAATTCCTCGAGATCGGTGCGGATGAAATTGCGCATCAGGTTCATGAGGTCCGAAACCTCGTCTTCCGGGCGCTTCCAGTTCTCCGACGAAAAGGCATAGAGCGTGACGCACTCGATCCCGCTGCCCTTGAGGCTGCGGACGAGCGTGCGCACGGCCTCCACCCCGCGCTTGTGGCCCATCGCGCGCGGCAGGCCGCGGCGCTTGGCCCAGCGGCCATTGCCATCCATGATGATGGCGACGTGGCGGGGTGGCTGGTCCTTGCTCATATGCCCGACCCTCGCGCCGCCGGATCACGGCGATCGGTGGCGCAAGCGATGCTCACTGCGTCATGATTTCCTTCTTCTTCGCTTCCACGGCCTTGTCCACTTCCTCGACATACTTGTCGGTCAGCTTCTGGACGTCGTCTTCCGAACGCTTGCGGTCGTCCTCGGAAATCTCTTTCTTCTTCTCGTCTTCCTTGAGCGCTTCCATACCGTCGCGGCGCACGTTGCGGATCGCGATCTTCGCGTTTTCGCCGTACTTGTCCGCCAGCTTGGCCAGATCCTTGCGGCGCTCCTCGGTCAGGTCG is a window of Alteriqipengyuania lutimaris DNA encoding:
- a CDS encoding phosphatidate cytidylyltransferase; this encodes MAADSEARADAVDENDTGVGGEDAPTLKEVREHSRRKTLGIRAVSAAVMLGIVAAAWYFLGDRGIDIVIAAVAAICFLEFIFLVIKATANIPFRLAGILAGAAYIGLAAVILIDFDLQPLYITLASVIFADVFAYGFGTLIGGPRILPRVSPNKTWAGLLGGMVGATLALMPLFVIAYLAQQYFNMQMLIGILIAGPVLAAVSLAGDLFESWLKRKAGVKDSSSLIPGHGGFLDRFDGVLPVAIVVGIVVSVSL
- the uppS gene encoding polyprenyl diphosphate synthase yields the protein MSKDQPPRHVAIIMDGNGRWAKRRGLPRAMGHKRGVEAVRTLVRSLKGSGIECVTLYAFSSENWKRPEDEVSDLMNLMRNFIRTDLEEFVANGVKLKIVGDWRALDPDIVVMLEDALERTANGTHTVAVALNYGSQQEIAAAARAAAEQGEITPQAIERNLFTADLPPVDLLIRTSGEVRLSNFLLWQMAYAEMMFVDTLWPDFTPQHLQEAIGDFAKRERRYGGR